A window of Brevinema andersonii genomic DNA:
CGAGTTCTTTGGCAGACCACAAATAATCGTTCCCAAATGCCACTGTAGGCAGCATTAGCCAAACAAACCAACGCATTTCAGCCTCCTTAAATTTGCCGAAAAGTAAATAATACATTAAGATTATAAAGGATAAAGAGAAATTTGTAAATTTTCAGGGATCAAGGGTGGCCTTCAGAGGAGAATTAATTAAAAATTAAATTTCTATAAAGGCGCAAAAAAGGAGGGTGCCATGTCAGCAAAAACAGCAAAAAAAGGTGATGCCGTTAAAGTCCATTATAAGGGAACATTGGATGACAATACGGTATTCGACAGTTCGGAAGGTTGTGAGCCATTAGCATTTGTGATCGGAGAAGGACATGTTATTCCTGGCTTCGAAAACGCCACCGAAGGTATGGTTATCGGAGAGACAAAAAAAATTCATATTCCTAGCTCGGAAGCTTATGGTGATGTTGTAGAGCAGGCTGTTGTTGAGATTCCTGTGGGACAACGTTTGGTATTGCTTCATCCGGAAACAGGGGAACCTATGCCGGTTACCATTGTCAAAGCAGAAAATGGTATTCTCACGCTTGACGGCAACCATCCACTGGCAGGAAAAGATTTAAATTTTGAAATCACAATGGTTGAAATCGGAGAGCCTGAATCAAATAGCGGAGCTTGCAGCTGTGGCAATCATTAAAACCAAAAAGCGCCCTTGAGGGCGCTTTTTTCCTGCAAAAACTTTCCATTTTTTTTTCAATGAGTTATAATAAAAATAATGTTTCCTAAAAAGGAGAACCATACCTTATGAAAACGGCCCAATCCGTTCGTCAGGATTTTTTTAATTTTTTCCGTTCAAAAGGGCATGCTATTGTGCCATCAGCATCTCTCGTTCCCGAAAACGATCCGACACTTTTGTTTACCAACGCAGGAATGAACCAGTTCAAAGATATTTTTTTAGGGATGGGTACACGGCCTTATACACGCGCTGCTGACACACAAAAAGTTATGCGTGTTTCCGGAAAACATAATGATTTCAACGACGTTGGGCGCGACACCTATCACCATACGTTTTTTGAGATGCTTGGAAACTGGAGTTTCGGCGATTACTACAAAAAAGAAGCAATTATGTGGGCATGGGAACTACTCACTGATATTTGGAAGCTGCCCAAAAAACGTCTTTATGCAACTGTTCATTACTCGGACAAAGAAAGCCTTGAAATTTGGCGTGATTTTACGGATATTAATCCGAAACATATTTTAGAATTCGGGGATAAAGAAAATTTTTGGGAAATGGGAGCAACAGGACCCTGTGGACCTTGTTCGGAAATTCATATTGATTTATCACCCGATCTCTCTCAAAGTATTGGAGTTCACGGCATCAATGCTGATAATCCTCTTTTTATTGAGCTTTGGAACCTTGTTTTTATCCAATTCAACAGAAATGAAGATGGTTCTCTAACCGAACTCCCCGCTAAACATGTCGATACGGGAATGGGGCTCGAGCGAATAACAGCCGTCCTTCAACAAAAAAATTCTAATTACGATACTGATCTTTTTATACCTATAATTGATGCCGTGTCTGAATATTCTGGCATTATCTACACTCAAGGATTTGAAGGTACTCCTCATCGGGTGATTGCAGACCACATTCGAGCATTAACGCTCGCTATTGGTGACGGAATTATGCCTTCCAACGAAGGCCGCGGCTACGTTATTCGAAAAATTCTGCGTAGAGCGGCGCGTTTTGGCAGGGAATTGGGATTAACAGAACCTTTTTTGCATCTTTTAGTGCCAGTAGTTACAGAGATTATGGTTGAACCATTCCCAGAACTACAGGATAAACTTGATTCAATTACTTCAGTAATTAAATCCGAAGAAGAAAGCTTTTTTCGGACACTTAACAAAGGATTTTACAAAATCAAAGAATTGATCTCCAAAACACATGCATCTCAAAGCAAAATGATCAGCGGAGAAGATGTTTTCCTTCTGTATGATTCTATGGGATTTCCTATAGATTTCACGGAACAAATCCTCAAAGATGAAAATCTGACTTATGACAAACCGGCTTTCGAAAAACTTATGGACTTGCAGAAAGAAAGAGCGCGAGCCTCATGGAAAGCGGACAGTTTGGATTTTTCGACATTCAGACACCTACCAGACACTCAATATATCGAAACACCCACCGTTGAAGCTGTTATTCTAAAAGTAGCAGAACAAAACAATGAAACAATCGCCCTTGTTCTTGACAAAACCCCATTTTATGCAGAAAAAGGAGGACAAATTGGCGATACTGGCACTATTACCGCAGACGGACTAATTATTGATATTTTTGATACTAAATTTCTTGATGGAAAGCATATTCATCTAGGAAAAATTAAACAGGGCAGAGTTTTAGAAGGTAATCCAGTAACTGCTACGGTAGATGAGATACGCAAGAAAAATATCGCCCGTCATCACAGCACTGCCCACCTTATCAACAAAGCATTACGTCAAGTTTTAGGAAACCATGTCAGTCAAGCTGGCTCCTGGATTGGTGAAACAAAAATGCGATTTGATTTCACTCATCCCAAAGCACTTACTTTCGATGAACTGCGCCAAATTGAAACAATCGTTAATCAAGATATCCGTAATAATTACTTTACCAATATCAAAGAGATGCCGATCGAAAATGCTAAAAAACTCGGCGCTATTGCAGCGTTTGAAGAAAAATATGGTGATATTGTACGGGTTGTTTGCTTGGGAGATTCATTAGAACTTTGTGGTGGCACACATGTAGAATCCACAGGCGAAATAGGTGTAGTCAGCCTTATCGGAGATACTTCAGTGTCCTCAGGAACACGGCGGATCGAAGCAATAGCAGGAAAAGCCGCTTTGGACCGATTTCAGGAAACACTCGAACGAGAAAAGGAATTAAGCAACTTGTTGAAAGTTCCAGAAAAAAAATTAACTGAACGTGTTGACATTTTGCTGAATGAATTGAAAGACAAAGAAAAAGAAATTAAATTTTACAAAAATCTGCTGATTAATACCGAATTTGACAAGCTTTTAAATCAAAGTATTTCCGTTAAAGGCCATACCATAATAATCACAGAAACAAATGCTGACAACGAAAAATTAACAGCTTTAAGCATGAAATTCAAAGAAAAAGTAAAAAGCGGAGTAATGGTATTAGCAGCAAAGCAGGGAGAAAAAGTTCTGCTTTCTGCTGCAGTTTCTGAAGATCTCAACAGCCAACTCAATGCAGGACAACTGATAAAAGAATTAGCACCAATGATAGGGGGAGGGGGAGGGGGGAAAGCAGATTTTGCTTTGGCAGGAGGAAAAAATCCCGCCGGATTATGCATTGCGTTGGCTGCAGCACAAAAAAAAATTTCAAATTTATTATAGGAGTTGCTTATGATGACATTAAGAGCACTGCTTGGAGAAAAAGCGTTTCACGTCGGGCTGAAGGCCAATTCCAAAAAAGACATTATAAAAGAAATTGCTGAATTTTTTGCATACGTATACCATTTGGAATACAACAAGATTTTCAAAGCGTTGTGGGAGCGCGAAGAAAAAGGTTCCACCGGACTAGGCAAAGAGTTAGCAGTGCCACATGCGCGGGTTTCGGGTCTGGACAGCATGAAACTCGCAGTATTTTACGCTCCGGACGGCAAAGATTTCGATGCATATGATCAAATCCCAACCAAGCTGTTTTTCGCTGCGGTAATTGATGAAGATGCTCATCCTCAAGAACAGTTGGATATGCTGCGTATTATTGTAGAAACCTGCGAAAAAACAGATCTCATGGAAAGTTTGTCAAAAGTACATACACGTGATGAACTTCATGACCTAGTTATACGACGCATTACAGAAACACAAAACTCCTAACTATAAAGGGGGCTTTTATAAAAAGGGTTATTCTATTGCTTTTGATGGCAAGTTTTATTTACGCACAAGAGCCTCTAGAAAATTCTGCCTTGGATGAATTGATTGAACTACGTTTAGAATTTCTGGAGAAAGATTTATCCTCCGAAGATTTGTTTCGATTGGGCAGTTTATATTTTGTTCTGGAATTGTATAGAAATGCTGCAGATTATTATGCAATCGCAGCAAAACAACTTGAGAAAAAACTTTCCCCTGAAACAAAAACAATGATTTCTATTACATATTACAACAGAGGCTTAGCTCTTTTTTCATTGGAGCTTTATGATTCTGCGAAATCTATGTTTAAGCGCTCTTTTGAGAACAACGATACTTTAATTGATGCTTTGAGAATGTTAGGGACTGTTTTTTTTATTGAGAAAAATAAAATAGAAACACTCAAATATTGGGAACAATATCTGGCACTAGCACCAGAAAGTATGGAACATTCACTCATTGAAGATGCAGTAGAAAAACTAAAAAACCCCAAATTCCAATTTCCAGAAGCAGATGATATCTTAGAAAATCAAGATAATCCAGCATGGCCTTTTCTCAATCCTGATACAATTCCATATCCAGAATCTTACTACCAAAGAAAGAGAGTTGTGTAAATGACTGAGATTTTATTGACATTAGCTGCTAGTACTGTTATACTGACAATTTTAGCAGTGATCGTACAGCTTGTCATTATTGAACCAGGATTTGTTCATAAAGTAGAGTTTCTAGTCGAATCTAAAAATTTAGATGAAGCTGAAACTTTAGTAAAAGCCTACCTCAAAAAAAACCATCAAGACCCTATAGCTAATTACTGGTTAGGTGAGATTTATCGCCTGTCCGGCAAAAAAAAGGATGCAGCCGGAATATTCGAAGCTCTCCTCAAAAAAAATTTTTCACGCTATAAAGATTACTACAAAAATATGTTGTTTTATCTTGCCAATTTCTACAAGGAAGAAAATGTTCCTGAAATAGCATTCAACTATATTGACCAACTAGTTCATATGGATTCCAGCAATTCGGATTACTATCTGTTAATGAGCGAAATTCTTTTGCAGATGCAAAATCCTCATCAAGCTCTAGTACCTTTATCAAAAGCATTAGGAATTGATAAGAATAATATTAAAGCTTGGCAACTTTATGCGGATACGAATTTTGATATAGGCAATCTTCAAGAAGCTTATACCTCTTATTCTTATTTGATTAAATTGGAACCTCAAGCACCGACAACATGGTACCGACTGGGTGAAACATGTGAGAAAAAACATGAAATTTCCAAAGCAATTTGTTTTTATCTGAAAGCGGAACAGTTCAAAAACCCGCAAATTGAATTTCTGGCGGCAATGAAACTAGGTAAACTTTACAAAGATCAAGAAGAAATTTATTCGGCCATCCAAGCATTAGAACGGGGTTTGATTGTTGCAAAACCAGAAGTTGCATCAACTTCGCAAATTTTATTGCTGCACTACGAGCTGGCTGAATTGTATATAACTATCCAAGATTTCGATAAAGCAATTATACAATGGGAATATATTATGCATATAGACCCTAATTATCTGGATGTTAAACGCAAACTGCAAGAATTTTCTTCTATTCGATTGAGTGATTTTTTCAAAGACCTGCTCACCAAAACAGACAAAGCATTAATTGAAACAACTCATGAATTCGTAAAAAAATTCAAATATACAATCGACAATTACAAAACTTTTGGACAAGATATTATTACAGTTACAGCCTCAGAAACAACAGGCAAATGGCGTGACACCAAACGTGCAAAAACATTATTTATGTTTTGGTGTTCGTCGGATCCGCTGCCTGAAAATGCTATCTTACGTGCTCTGCAAACGCAAAAAACTGATAATTTTTCACGCATTATTGTGATATCTACTGGGCCTGTATTGTCTGAAGTCAGAAATACATTGAGCCGGCGTTCGATTGATTTCTATGATAAAGACAACATTCAAAATCTTATGCAGGCATTCAACATAACGGAGCACTTATGAAAAGTATTATTGTTTTAAGTATTGCTTTTTTAGCAACAACAGCATTATTTTTCTTATATGAAAGAACTATAATTTTAAATCCCTTCATGGATCCCATAGCACCGTACCTTATTTGGGGTATGATGGTTGTTTTGGCAGTACTCTGGTGTACAAGACTGATACAGGCATTAGTAAAAAAATAGGAGGCTCTTTATGAATGAGTACTTCTTTTCAAGCCCAGAAAATATCGAAACTTGTAAGCATCCTCTGTTGAACACCGAAAGTTTTTATAGTCCGGACAGGAGATCGCGTATATTTACTGTCGACGATCGCACTCCTATCGAAAAAACACCACCTAATTATAAAGAAAGCTATTGTGCTTTTTGTCTGGGTCGTATGTTCGAAGCAACTCCGGAAAAAAATCGAACCGTACGTGTTGATAATAAAGTCAAAACCATTGAATATCCGCCGCTCAACGATCCTCATAAAGAAGTTCTTTTTCGAAGGCAAGGAAATCTGTTTGAAATTTTGAGTTTTCCCTATTGGCATCAGAAATACGGACTTGATTCGCCGCACAGCGACATCGAACGCATCGATGATTATTTTAATACTCCCAATTTACGGGAATACATTGAAGATCTCTTGAGGATCAAGCTATTTCGGATGAAAATAGATAGCAATTTAATGAGCCTTGAAAGAAAAAAAAATGCTGTTAAACCCTTTTTCAGCGGCTTTCATGAACTTTTAACTTCAGGACGTCATTTTCTGCCGGACGCCGCCAACAAAAGCGGATTATTTGCATCAAGTACAATGTCTTGGCAAGATCATCGGGTCTCATATCATCAACTATGTAATATTCACGTTAGCATGCGCAAAATAAATCCATATATTTCCTTTATTGCGACCTTTCAAAATTGGCATTTGCAGGCAGGGGCATCGTTCGAGCATTGGCATAAACAGATTTTAGGACTTGATTTTTGGGGGCGCCCTCTTGAAAACGAGGCTTATTTATTCAAAAGTAACCCCTATATTTACCGCAACTTTGCATTAGGAACAGCAATAGCACATAATCTT
This region includes:
- a CDS encoding FKBP-type peptidyl-prolyl cis-trans isomerase; amino-acid sequence: MSAKTAKKGDAVKVHYKGTLDDNTVFDSSEGCEPLAFVIGEGHVIPGFENATEGMVIGETKKIHIPSSEAYGDVVEQAVVEIPVGQRLVLLHPETGEPMPVTIVKAENGILTLDGNHPLAGKDLNFEITMVEIGEPESNSGACSCGNH
- the alaS gene encoding alanine--tRNA ligase, translated to MKTAQSVRQDFFNFFRSKGHAIVPSASLVPENDPTLLFTNAGMNQFKDIFLGMGTRPYTRAADTQKVMRVSGKHNDFNDVGRDTYHHTFFEMLGNWSFGDYYKKEAIMWAWELLTDIWKLPKKRLYATVHYSDKESLEIWRDFTDINPKHILEFGDKENFWEMGATGPCGPCSEIHIDLSPDLSQSIGVHGINADNPLFIELWNLVFIQFNRNEDGSLTELPAKHVDTGMGLERITAVLQQKNSNYDTDLFIPIIDAVSEYSGIIYTQGFEGTPHRVIADHIRALTLAIGDGIMPSNEGRGYVIRKILRRAARFGRELGLTEPFLHLLVPVVTEIMVEPFPELQDKLDSITSVIKSEEESFFRTLNKGFYKIKELISKTHASQSKMISGEDVFLLYDSMGFPIDFTEQILKDENLTYDKPAFEKLMDLQKERARASWKADSLDFSTFRHLPDTQYIETPTVEAVILKVAEQNNETIALVLDKTPFYAEKGGQIGDTGTITADGLIIDIFDTKFLDGKHIHLGKIKQGRVLEGNPVTATVDEIRKKNIARHHSTAHLINKALRQVLGNHVSQAGSWIGETKMRFDFTHPKALTFDELRQIETIVNQDIRNNYFTNIKEMPIENAKKLGAIAAFEEKYGDIVRVVCLGDSLELCGGTHVESTGEIGVVSLIGDTSVSSGTRRIEAIAGKAALDRFQETLEREKELSNLLKVPEKKLTERVDILLNELKDKEKEIKFYKNLLINTEFDKLLNQSISVKGHTIIITETNADNEKLTALSMKFKEKVKSGVMVLAAKQGEKVLLSAAVSEDLNSQLNAGQLIKELAPMIGGGGGGKADFALAGGKNPAGLCIALAAAQKKISNLL
- a CDS encoding PTS sugar transporter subunit IIA, which translates into the protein MMTLRALLGEKAFHVGLKANSKKDIIKEIAEFFAYVYHLEYNKIFKALWEREEKGSTGLGKELAVPHARVSGLDSMKLAVFYAPDGKDFDAYDQIPTKLFFAAVIDEDAHPQEQLDMLRIIVETCEKTDLMESLSKVHTRDELHDLVIRRITETQNS
- a CDS encoding tetratricopeptide repeat protein, translating into MLLMASFIYAQEPLENSALDELIELRLEFLEKDLSSEDLFRLGSLYFVLELYRNAADYYAIAAKQLEKKLSPETKTMISITYYNRGLALFSLELYDSAKSMFKRSFENNDTLIDALRMLGTVFFIEKNKIETLKYWEQYLALAPESMEHSLIEDAVEKLKNPKFQFPEADDILENQDNPAWPFLNPDTIPYPESYYQRKRVV
- a CDS encoding tetratricopeptide repeat protein, with amino-acid sequence MTEILLTLAASTVILTILAVIVQLVIIEPGFVHKVEFLVESKNLDEAETLVKAYLKKNHQDPIANYWLGEIYRLSGKKKDAAGIFEALLKKNFSRYKDYYKNMLFYLANFYKEENVPEIAFNYIDQLVHMDSSNSDYYLLMSEILLQMQNPHQALVPLSKALGIDKNNIKAWQLYADTNFDIGNLQEAYTSYSYLIKLEPQAPTTWYRLGETCEKKHEISKAICFYLKAEQFKNPQIEFLAAMKLGKLYKDQEEIYSAIQALERGLIVAKPEVASTSQILLLHYELAELYITIQDFDKAIIQWEYIMHIDPNYLDVKRKLQEFSSIRLSDFFKDLLTKTDKALIETTHEFVKKFKYTIDNYKTFGQDIITVTASETTGKWRDTKRAKTLFMFWCSSDPLPENAILRALQTQKTDNFSRIIVISTGPVLSEVRNTLSRRSIDFYDKDNIQNLMQAFNITEHL
- a CDS encoding DUF4921 family protein → MNEYFFSSPENIETCKHPLLNTESFYSPDRRSRIFTVDDRTPIEKTPPNYKESYCAFCLGRMFEATPEKNRTVRVDNKVKTIEYPPLNDPHKEVLFRRQGNLFEILSFPYWHQKYGLDSPHSDIERIDDYFNTPNLREYIEDLLRIKLFRMKIDSNLMSLERKKNAVKPFFSGFHELLTSGRHFLPDAANKSGLFASSTMSWQDHRVSYHQLCNIHVSMRKINPYISFIATFQNWHLQAGASFEHWHKQILGLDFWGRPLENEAYLFKSNPYIYRNFALGTAIAHNLFIAENEHAISYIEVGGKVGLITICSKSKNLLPSDHSSEEIDAMSDLVHAVYSTLGVSTPCNEEWFYTPFNSKGFKTPWRIILNLRSSVLAGFENISQILVNPISQIELAYALRIKMAESMTNGHLAPGIHIAPMYKNLENILAYH